The DNA segment GTCGCCGAACAACGCGACCACCGTGTCGCAGACCCGCTCCACGAGGTAACGGTCGTGGGAGACGACCACCATCGTCCCCGGCCACGAGTCGAGCAGGTCTTCCAATTGCTGGAGAGTGTCGATGTCGAGGTCGTTGGTCGGCTCGTCGAGCAGCAGTACGTTCGGTTCGGCCATCAGCAACCGCACGAGCTGGAGCCTGCGCCGCTCGCCGCCGGAAAGGTCCTCGACGGGCGTCCACTGCCGCGCGGGCGGGAAACCGAGCTTTTCGGCGAGCTGGGACGCGGTGAGTTCGTCCTTGCCGAGACTGACCCTGCTCGCCACGGCCTCGACGGCCTGGAGCACCCGCAGGTCGCCGGGAAGGTCGTCGAGTTCCTGGTGCAGATGGGCGAGCCGGACCGTCTTGCCCTCGATCCGCTTTCCCTTTTCCGGTCGCGATTCCCCGGCGAGCAACCGCAGCAGAGTGGTCTTTCCGGAACCGTTGACCCCGACGAGACCGATGCGGTCGCCGGGCCCTATTCGCCAGGTGATGTCGTCGAGCAGCATGCGGTCGCCGACCGAAAGCAGCACGTCTTCGAGTTCGAGCACGGTCTTGCCGAGCCTTCGTTTGGCGAAGGCGAGCAATTCCACGGAATCCCTCGGCTGCGGCACGTCGGAGATGAGCGCTTCGGCGGCCTCGACGCGGTACCTGGGCTTCGATGTGCGTGCTTTCGCGCCGCGTTGCAACCAGGCCAGTTCCTTGCGGGCGAGGTTGCGCCGCTTCTCCTCGGCCGTCGCCGCGAGGCGGGCTCGTTCGGCCCTCGCGAAAACCCAGTCCGCGTAGCCGCCCTCGTACTGTTCGACCTTGCCGCCGACCACTTCCCACGTCCTGCCGCACACGGTGTCGAGAAACCAGCGGTCGTGGGTGACGACGACGAGCGCGATCCTGCGGGCAAGCAGGTGTTCGGCCAGCCAGCGGACCCCTTCGATGTCGAGGTGGTTGGTCGGTTCGTCGAGGACGACGAGGTCGAGTTCGGCGACGAGCGCCGCGGCGAGCGCGACCCTGCGCCGCTCACCTCCGGAGAGGTTGGCCGTCGGCGTCTCCAGTCCGATGGCCGCGATTCCCAGTCCATCCACAATGGATCGAATACGCGCGTCGGCTGCCCACTCGTGCTCGGCGGCGTAGTCGGCGAGCACGACATCGCGCACCGAACTTCCCTCAGGCAAGGTGGTGCGCTGGGTGACGACGCGCATCCGGAGATCGCGAACCCTGCTGACCCTGCCCGAATCGGGGGCGGTGATTCCGGCGAGCACTTCGAGCAACGTCGTCTTGCCGCCGCCGTTGAGCCCGACGACGCCGATGCGCTCACCGGCACCGACGCCGAGCGACACGTTGTCGAGCAGCATGCGCTCGCCGTAGGACTTGCTCGCGGATTCGAGGTTGACCAGGTTGGCCATCCGACAGATAACCCTTCTCGCCGATGTCAGGCGTGCACTTGTGGTGGTGGCGTCGGCCGGTTGGCGTCCTCGCCGCCGACGACTTTCGCGCCGGGCACGGGACCGTGTGCCACTCGCACGGTCCGGCACACGCCCGCGCCGGCGAGTTCCGCGGCGACCTCCAGTGCCGATTCCGCGCCTTCGCACAGGAAAGCGCACGTCGGCCCCGAACCGGAGACCGTGCCAGCGAGGGCACCGGCGTTGACACCGGCCCTCAGCGTTCGGCGCAGTCCAGGCCGCAGCGACACCGCGGCCGCCTGTAGATCGTTGCCGAGCAGCAGTGCGAGTTGCCGTGGGTCGCCAGAGGCGAGCGCCTCGACCACGGGAGCGTGCGAACCGACGCGGGGCGGATCGCCGTCGGCCCTGAGCCGGTCGAGTTCGCCGTAGACCTTCGGGGTCGAGAGCCCCCGCTCGTCGAAAGCGAGCACCCAGTGGAAGACGGGCCGCGACAACACGGGAACGAGCTGCTCTCCCCTGCCCGTACCGAGCGCGGTGCCGCCGTAGAGCGCGAACGGCACGTCACTGCCGATGCTCGCCGCGATGCGGGCGAGTTCGTCGCGGCTGATCTCCAGTTTCCACAGTGCACTCAACCCGACGAGCGTCGCCGCCGCGTCGGCACTTCCACCGGCGAGCCCGCCCGCGACGGGAATGCCCTTGCGCAGCACCAGCCGGACCCTGGTGTCTTCCTCGGACTTGCCCGCATAGGAGGCGAGTGCCTTCATCGCCCTCCACGCGAGATTGTCCTCGCCCGTCGGAACCGACTTCGCGCCTTCGCCGTGGACCTCGATGCCCGGCTCTTCCGTCGCCGCGATGGTCACCTCGTCGCTCAGCGAAAGAGCGTGGAAGATCGTTGTCAGCTCGTGGAATCCGTCGTCGCGCGTATCACCAACCGACAGGTGCAGGTTGATCTTGGCGGGCACCCGCACTGTGACGGGCGGCGGTACGACGGCAAGCACCTGTCCAGACTACTTGGCTGCCCTAATCGCGACGCGCGACCAGCTCCAATGCGACGCTCAGCGCGACGTCGGGCGGCGGTGGCGCCTTGGCCGCGCCGAACATCGGGTTCGCGCCGAGCATCAGCGCGGCGAGCGCGAGCCTCGCCCTCAGCTCGGCTTCGGCGTCCTGCGTTCCACCGGTGACGAGGTCGAACAGCTCGATGAGCTTTTCACCGAATGCATGCTTGAGGCCGAGTTCCTTCATCGCGGGCATGTTCTGCTGGATGAACTGCATTACCGGGCCGAATCTCTCGGTGACCAGCTTCGAGAACCGGCGCAGGATCTCCTCGCGGCGTTCGAGCGGGTCGAGATCGGCCTGCGAGCGTGCCCACTCGATGAGCTCGCCAAGGGACTCCGCGAGATCTTCGATGAGGCTGTGGACGATGTCGTCCTTCGTGCGGAAGTGGTAGTACAGCGCCGCCTTCGTCACGCCGAGTCGCTCGGCGATCTCACGCAGTGAGGTCTTTTCGTACCCCTGCTCGACGAACAGGTCGAGCGCGACCCGCTGGATGCGCTCCCTGGTGTCGCTGCGCCGCCCCACCATGCTCGCCCCTCCTGAGAACACTCACAAACTTACTTGACGACCGGCTAGCAATCGCTTACGTTGCCCCCTAGATGGCTAACTAGTCGGCCGGTAAGTAATCCTCGCGTTCCGAGCTTACCCGGCCAATCGGGCTTCAACACAGTCTCACAAGGGGAAACCATGACAACGATCGCTCCGTCCGCGGAGCAGAACGCCGCGAGACGCAGATGGTGGGTACTCGCGGTGATCGGACTCGCGCAGCTCCTCGTCATCATCGACGTCACGATCATGACCATCGCGCTGCCTTCGGCGCAGCAAGAACTCGGCATGTCGGACTCGGCGCGGCAATGGGCGATCACCGCGTACACGGTGGCGTTCGGCGGCCTGCTGCTGCTCGGCGGACGGCTCGCCGACCGGCTGGGCCGCAAGAACACGTTGCTGATCGGCGCACTGGGGTTCGCGATCGCGTCCGCGATCGGGGGTGCCGCGTCCAATACCGGCATGCTGCTCGCGGCAAGAGCGGGCCAAGGGGTTTTCGCGGCGCTGCTCGCGCCGTCGACGATGTCGCTGCTGACGATCACCTTCACCGAGCCGAAGGAACGGGCGAGGGTGTTCGGGATCTTCAGCGCGATCATGATGTCCGGCGCGGCCATCGGCCTCGTCGCGGGCGGCGCGCTCGCCGAATTCCTCGACTGGCGCTGGTGCCTCTACATCAACCTGCCCATCGCGATCGTCGCCACCGTGCTCGGTGCCTTCGTACTGCCGAAGGTGGAGCGGCATCGCGACACACCGCTCGACTGGCTGAGCGCGGTGTTCGGCGGCGGCGCGATCGTGTCGCTCGTGTACGCGCTTTCCGAGGCCGGTGAGGACGGGTTCGGCTCCGCGCTCGTGGTCGGACTGCTCGGCCTCGCGATCGTGTTGATCAGCGCCTTCGTGTTCCGGCAGGCGAAGGCGGCCAATCCGTTGCTGCCGCTCGGCATCGTCACCGAGCGGGCGAGGGCGACGGCGTTTCTCGGGATCGGCTTCGCGGGCCTCGGCATGTTCGGGATGTTCCTGTTCCTGACCTTCCAGCTCCAGGGCATCATGCGGTACGGCCCACTGGAGGCGGGACTCGCGTTCCTGCCGTTCGTCGGGGCCAACATCCTCGTCTCCACGCAGATCACGCGACGACTCATGCCGAAGTACGGCGCGAGGCCGATGCTGGCCGGTGGGCTGCTCGTGCTCGCGGCAGGGCTCGCGCTGTTCACCCAGCTCACCCCGGAAAGCGGGTACGCGACGCTGCTGTTGCCGACAGAACTGCTGCTCGGCGCGGGTGCCGGGCTGGTCATGCCCGCCGCGATCAACGCGGCGACCGCGGGCGTCGCGGCTCGCGACTCCGGCGTCGCCTCCGCGTTCATCACGACGTCGCAGCAGGTCGGCGCCTCGATCGGCACCGCGGCGCTGAACACCATCGCGGCGAGTGCCACCGCGTCGGTCGCCGCGGGTGGGGCCGCCGCGACGGTGCACGGCTACGCGACGGCGAGCGGATGGGCGGCGGGAGTCCTCGTCGTCGGGGCCATCATCGCGGCACTGCTCTACCGGCCGCCTGCCGCGCGACCGGAGCCGGACAACACCGAGGAGCCGAGAACAAGGGAGAAGCCCGAACCCGCCGCGGCTCGCTGACACCACACCGGGGGTGGAATGGAAGCGGGGGAGCTTTGCTGCCGTTTTACGGCAGCAAAGCTCCCCCGCTCACGTGAATCACCGGGGCGAACGGTTACGCGGCTACGTTGTGCAGGCCGTAGAGCGGGTGGCTCACGGAGGCGCCGTGTTCGGCGATCCAGGCGAGGGCGGCGTCGGCACGCTGACCGCGAACCCCGAGCCGGAACCTGGCGACCGGAGTGTCGCCGAAGCGCGTCAGCCCGCCGCCGATCGTGGCCAGCTCGACGTCGAACCTGCCGGCCGCCTCGGGAAGCAGGGCACCGACGGCGGCGAAGCCGATCAGCACGGTGTCGACGGTGCGGTCGTACCGCCCCATTTCCGATCGCGAGGTCTCAACCGACGGCAGCAGTTCGTCGGCGATCTTGCTTCCCGGCTTGCCGAGCAGGCCGAGCACGTTGCCGCTCTCCACGACGACGCCCCGTTCGAGCAGCGCGACCTCGTCGCAGATCCGCCTCGCCGTGCCCGCGTCCTGGGTGGTCAGCAACACCGTCGCGCCGAGCTCCGCCCTTGCCCTGTCGAGGACGGTCAGCACGGAACCGGCGTCGTCCGGCTCGACCCCGTGGGTCGGGTCGTCGGCGAGCAGCACGGACGGCTGCACGGCCAGCGCTCGCGCGATCGCGACCCTGCGGCGCTGTCCCTCGGTCAGCTCGGCGGGCAACTGGGCCGCCCTCTTGGAAAGCCCGACGAGGTCGAGCAGGGAACCGACCTTGTTGCGCCGCTGCGGCCCCTCGACACCGGTGCGTTCGAGCGGCGCCGCGACGTTGCCCGCGACGGTGCGCTCCGGCTGTAGCCGCGAATCGACGACCGCGAGCTGCCTACGCGCGTCACGCAGCCTGCGGCCTTCGAGCGCGGTCGTGTTGAGGCCGTCGTACCGAACCACGCCGCGGTCGGGACGCTCCTGAAGGGCGACGCAGCGCGCCAAGGTGGACTTACCCGCGCTTGCCGAACCGACAACGCCGTACAGCGAGCCCGCCCCGACGGCGAGGCTCACATCGCGCAGCGCCACGACGGGCGCGCCGGTACTTGCGAACGATTTGCTGATGTTTTCGACGGTGATCACGAACGCTCCAAGGCTGCTCATGGCACAGCGAGAAGCCGCCCATCGGGCGGTGCTGCGTGGGTTGAAAAGGGCTGGGAGTCAGGCGAGGGCAGCGTGGCGACGACACGCACTGACCGTGCGGCGGCCCTGATCAACGACTCTGCGCTGGGTGAGCAACTGCGTGCGATACACGGGTCCTCCATCGGTCCTGGCGGTAGCACCTGACCCCGGTTCCTTCGCCATCGGCGCCGGACGGGCGGTTGCTGCGACTTCGACGAGCCAGGTCTCTCAGTCGCTCGGGATGGATGCCCCAAAAGTACACCTGAACAAGTGACCTCAACGCAAGCCTGTGGGTGGAGATCACACCTTTGCCGCAGTTCGGGCGTCCGCCAGACACGCGGCGCCACGACGAATCACTCTTCTCGCGCCGCCGATGCTGCCGCTATCCGGGCGAAGTCGGTGACGTCGAGTTGTTCCCCGCGTGCCTTCGGATCGACACCAGCGGCGGCGAGCAGTTCACCGGCCCGCTCAGCGGACCCCGCCCAGCCGGACAGCGCTGCCCTCAGGGTCTTGCGCCGTTGCGAGAACGCCGCGTCGACGACCCGGAACACCGCGTCCCTTTCGACTCCTTCCGGCGAGCTTCCCCTCGTGAAGGACACGAGCGCGGAATCGACGTTGGGCACCGGCCAGAACACCGCCCTCGGCACGGCGGCGACCTTTTTCGCCGATCCGTACCAGGCGAGCTTGACGCTCGGGACGCCGTAGACCCTGCTTCCCGGCCCCGCCGCCATGCGGTCGGCCACCTCGGTCTGCACCATCACGAGACCACCGCGCAGTGAAGGCAGTTCGGCCAGCAGGTGCAGCACGACCGGAACCGCGACGTTGTACGGGAGGTTGGCGACGAGCTTGCCCGGCGGAACCGCTCGCAGGTCGGCGGCGCGCATCCGAAGGGCGTCGGCTTCGAGCACCGTCAACCGCTCGGCCGAGGCGGGAGCGTGCGCCTTCACCGTCCGGGGCAGCCTTGCAGCCAGCACGGGATCGATCTCGACCGCGACCACATCGGCGCCCGTGGCAAGCAGGCCGAGAGTCAGCGAACCGAGTCCCGGCCCCACTTCGAGCACGGTGTCGGCTTCGGTGACCTCCGCCAGATCCACGATCCGCCTGACGGTGTTGGCGTCGTGCACGAAGTTCTGGCCGAGCTTCTTGGTCGGCCGGACGTCGAGCTCTGTCGCCAGTCCACGGATCTCGGCTGGGCCGAGAAGGCCCGGTGTCGCGTTCACCGGCCCAGCCTAAGGGTTACTTCGGCAGGCCAAGCTTCGAGGAACAGTGCGGCCATGCGCCGTAGCCGCCACGGTCGTCGCGCACCTTCGTCGCGATGGCGATCTGCTGCTCGCGAGAAGCCTCGTGCGGGTAGGCGGCGTACTGGCCGCCGCCGTAGGCGTCCCAGGTGCTCTTGTTGAACTGGAGGCCGCCGTAGTAGCCGTTGCCGGTGTTGATGGACCAGTTGCCCGTCGCCTCGCACTGCGCGAGCGAGTCCCACACGGCGCCGTCACTGATCTGCGGCTGCGGAGGCTGCTTCGTGCCGACCCTGACGACCTTGTCCTTGGCCTTCTTGACGACCTTGGTGGACAGCTCCTCGCGGTCGATCTCCTTGCCGTTCTTCTTCGTGATCCGGAGGGTGACGATCTTCTCGCCCGGCGTTCCCTCCTCCTCGACGATCTCCTTGCCCTGTTCGAGCTCGGGGTCGTCGATCGTCCTGACCTCGGGGTCGATCGCCTGGGTCTCGTTGATCACCGAGACGCCGGTGCGGCTGATGTGCACCTCTGCGCCGTCGAGAAGCTTGAATTCGAGACCGCCCTTGATGACGTCTTCCTTGCCGAGGTCGAGGTTCAGCTCCTTGAGCAGTTCCTCGGCGGTGACGGCCGTCGTGGTCAGGTCCTTCGGCTTGTTGCCGCCGTCGAACAACGTGATGCTCTTGAGGGTCTTGACCTCAAGCGTCATGCCGTCGAGCGGAACCTCGCTGCCGACCGGCGCGGAGAACCAGGTGCCCTGCTTGTTCAGGTCGTCGAGTCCGAGCTGGGTCAGCGCCTCACCGACGGTGGTCGCACGTACCCAGGACTCGCGCTGCTCGCCGTCGACGACGAGGGTGAGCTGCCTTCCGCGTTCGAGCTTGATGACGCCGCCGTCGCCGACGGATGCCTGCGGCGACGGGGAAAGCGCGTCGTGTGCGCCGACCTGGATACCGGCATCGTCGAGCACCTCGCCGACCGTGCCGCCGAAGCTGCGGACCGTCTGGCGTTCGCCGTCGACGTCGAGGGTGACGCTCTTGTTCATCGCGAGCGCGGCGGCACCACCGCCGGTCAGCGTGATCATCACCGCGAGGACGGCGCCCTTGAGGAAGCGCTTCTTCCAGGTCTTGACGGCGGTCGCGAGCCCGTCTTCGGGCTTGCTGTCCGACTTGGCCGCCGCGGTCTTGCCGACGGTGTCGGCACTCGCCTCGTCAGGGATGACGATCGGCGGAAGCATGGTGGTTTCGGCGTTGAGGAGCCGGATCAGTTCGTCGACGTCGACGTCGGCCTCTGACATGAGCGCGTCGGCGTCGGGGCCTAGCGCGGCACGGACATCGTGCTGGGTGACTCGTGGGTCTGCCGAGTACTCGTAGTTCTCGAAATCGCCGGAGCTGTCGACCCGGTCGAGCAGGGCTGTCGAACCGCCGGTGGGTCTCTGAGAAGCGTCGAGACCCGCGTCAGCGCGCCCGTAGCTGCCAGTCACAGGGTTGATCCCTTTCACGTAAGGCCAGGACTCCCGCAGTCAGCGCCGTCCCTCACGCCCCTTGAGGCGCTTCCCCGACGTACACCGACGTGACTGTGGGCCAACCGGATTCCGGCTCGTCGAGAGCCATCACCCGGCACGGTCACGGGACAGTAACGAAGGTTGCGGGGTTGCGCAAACACCCCTCGCAATGAGGTGAGCTTCATCACTGGCCCGTAGGAAGTATCAACGTCCACGAATGTCGCAGTCCGTTCAACCCGAGGTGACGGAAGGCAATCGGAAGACGCGTTCGGCGTTGCCGCGCACGGCATCGGCGACGTCTTCAACGGTTTCCTCCCGTATCTCGGCAAGGGCACACACGGTATACGCCGCGCAGTAGGGCTCGTTCGGCCTCCCCCGGTATGGATGCGGTGTGAGGAACGGCGCATCCGTTTCCACGAGGTACTGCTCGCGCGGCACCAGTTTCGCGGCCTCCCTGAGCGCGGCCGCGTTGCGGAAGGTGACCGTCCCCGCGAACGAGAGCACGTAGCCCTCCTTGGCGCAGCGGCGGGCAAAGTCGGCGTCACCGGAGAAACAGTGGAAGACGACGGTGTCCGGCGCTCCCTCCTCGCGCAGGACGCGCAGGATGTCCTCGTGCGCCTCCCTGTCGTGGATCATGAGCGGCTTGCCGATCCGCTTCGCGAGGTCGATGTGCCACCGGAACGCGTCCTGCTGGGACTCGGGCGGCGAATAGTCCCAGTAGTAGTCGAGCCCGGTCTCGCCGACGGCGACCACGCGGTCGCCGAGAGCGAGTCGCTCCACTTCGGATCGCTCGGCATCGCCGAAATCCTTGGTACGAGTGGGATGTACCGCCACCGCCGCGAAAACCCTGCTGTCCCATGTGGATGCCGAGGCGGCCCAGCGCGCCGACGCGATGTCGTCGGCGACCGTCACCACTCTCGTGACACCGGCAGAGGATGCCCTGTCGAGTAGCGCCGAGACATCCTCCGCCGTGACGGCTCCGCACGCGTCGAGATGGGTGTGCGCGTCGATCGCCGGTGCCGGAAGTCGTTCCGGCACCGGCGGCAGCTCACGCTTGCTCAATGGGCGCCCATTCGGGTCCTGTCTCGCCGAGCTTGGGGTCGAGCTTCGCGAACAGCGGCGTCGGCTTGGCCAGCGGCCTTCCCTGCTCGATCGGCTTCGACTCCCACCGCGCCTGCTCCTTCGCGTAGTCGCCGGTGAGGATCGGGTTGATCCGGCCTGCGATGTCCAGGTCCTCGACCTCGTGCAGTTCCGGCTGGGCCGCCCACACGCCGGCACCGCCAAGCGCCTCGTGCACCTTCTGGGCCGAGTGCGGAAGGAACGGGGTCAGCAGGGTGTTGGCGTCCGAGACCACCTGCAAGGCGGTGTGCAGCACGGTGTCCCGCCGGTCGGGGTCGTCCTTGAGCTTCCACGGTTCCTGATCGGACAGGTACCTGTTGGCCGAGGAGACGACCCTCATGGCCTCGGCGGCCGCCTGCTTGAACCGCGAGCGCTCAAGGTGCGTGCCGACGGTTTCGAAGGCCGCCCTCGACTGCGCCTTGAGCTCCTCGTCCGCCCGCGTCGGGGTGGACGGCCTCGGAATGCCGCCGTTGTTCTTGTGCGCCATCGAGATCGACCTGTTGACCAGGTTTCCCCACTCGTTGGCGAGTTCGAAGTTGGTGCGCCTGACGAACTCGTCCCAGGTGAAGTCGGTGTCCTGGGTCTCGGGACCGGCGACGCTGATGAAGTAGCGCAACGTGTCGGGGCCGTAGTCGCGGAGGAAGTCGTTGACGTAGATGACGGTGCCCCGCGACGTCGAGAACTTCGAACCGCTCATGGTGAGGAATTCGCTCGACACGATCTCGCCCGGCAGGTTCAGCGATCCGTAGGGACCCGGCTCCCCTCCCTTGTCGCCCTGCCCGTTGTGCCCCAGCAGGAACGCGGGCCAGAGCTGGGCGTGGAAGGTGATGTTGTCCTTGCCCATGAAGTAGTAGGAGCGGGCGTCCTCGGCGTTCCACCACTGCTGCCACGCGTCGGGGTCGCCGGACCGGCGCGCCCACTCGACGCTCGCCGAGAAGTAGCCGATGACGGCGTCGAACCAGACGTAGAAGCGCTTGAGCGGCTGGTCTCGCCAGCCGTCGAGCGGCACCTTCACGCCCCAGTCGAGGTCGCGGGTGATCGGCCTCGGCCGCATGTCGTCGATGAGGTTCTTGGTGAAGTTCAGGACGTTGGGCCGCCAGTCGGTCTTCGTGGAGAGCCACTTGCCGAGCGACTGGGTGAACGCGGGCAGGTCGAGGAAGAGGTGCTCGGTCTCGACGAACTTCGGCTTCTCGCCGTTGATCCTCGACCGGGGGTTGATCAGTTCGGCCGCGTCGAGCTGGTTGCCGCAGTTGTCGCACTGGTCGCCGCGCGCGCCGTCGTAACCGCAGATCGGGCAGGTGCCCTCGATGTAACGGTCGGGAAGGGTGCGGCCGGTGGAGGGGCTGACCGCGCCGGTGGTCGTCTTCGGCACGACGTACCCGTTGCGGTACAGCGCGAGGAAGATCTGCTGGGTCACCTCGGCATGGTTGCCGGTGGTGGTCCTTGTGAACAGGTCGTAGCCGAGGCCGAGGCCACGCAGATCTTCGGCGATCTGCCTGGTGTACTTGTCGGCCGTTTGCTGGGGGGTGAGACCTTCCTTGTCGGCCTGGACGAGGATGGGAGTGCCGTGTTCGTCCGTTCCGGACACCATGAGCACGCGGTTGCCGGCCATTCGCTGGTAACGGGAGAACACGTCGGAGGGAACGCCGAAACCGGATACGTGGCCGATGTGGCGGGGGCCGTTGGCATAGGGCCAGGCCACCGCTGTCAACACAGGGGTGCTCATGCCTGTTTAGCCTACGGATGGCGTCGTGCGTTTTTCCGCGAGGGAGTGAGGAGGGCCGGTGTCCGCGACTCGCCTGCTCGTGCTCGGTGTCGTCCGCATGCTCGGAACGGCACACGGCTACCAGGTCCGCAGGGAATTGCTGAGCTGGTCGGCCGACGCGTGGGCCAACGTCCAGCCCGGTTCGATCTATCACGCGCTGAAGAAGATGGCCGTCGAGGGATTGCTCGACCGGGTCGAGGACACGGAGCAGGGCAGCGGTCCCGACCGGGTGGCCTACCGGTTGAACGAGCGCGGCGAATCGGAGTTCATGCGCCGCCTCCCGCTCATGCTCAGCAACGTCAAGGACGACCCGAACGGCAACCATGACTTTCTCGCGGCGCTGGTCTTCCTTCCCTCACTGGACCGGGAACTGGCGATCAGCCTGCTCGGTTACCGGCTGACCGCGCTCGGCAGCGGCAAGGCCAACATCGACGCGCTCATCAACGAGAGCGACCGGTGGGGGCAACCACCACACGTGCAGGCCATGTACCGGCTGTGGCAAACCCAGCTCGACGGCGCCATCGAATGGCTGACCGGCCTGATCGAGCAGCTTCGCTCAGGTGACTTCGTGATGGCAGACGATCCTGGCAGGTCGTTCGGTTCACCGTAATCAAGTTTGACTAGTGCTCGCGTCGTCGGGCACAGTGCTCTCGTCAATAGCTAGTCAAATTTGACTAACTGGGAGAAACAATCATGATCAAGGCACGCGGTCTCGCGCGGCGGTTCTCCGCCCGAGGCCGCACCGCAAATACCGTCGACGCTGTTTCGGGTGTCGACATCGACGTGGAAGCAGGCGAACTCGTCGGCTTCCTCGGCCCCAACGGGGCAGGCAAGACCACGACCCTGCGCATGCTCACCACGCTGCTGCGGCCGTCGGAGGGCGAGGCGACCGTCGCCGGACACGACCTGCTGCGCGATCCGGCAGGCGTGCGCGGGCGCATCGGCTACGTCGCGCAAGGCGGCG comes from the Prauserella marina genome and includes:
- a CDS encoding ABC-F family ATP-binding cassette domain-containing protein: MANLVNLESASKSYGERMLLDNVSLGVGAGERIGVVGLNGGGKTTLLEVLAGITAPDSGRVSRVRDLRMRVVTQRTTLPEGSSVRDVVLADYAAEHEWAADARIRSIVDGLGIAAIGLETPTANLSGGERRRVALAAALVAELDLVVLDEPTNHLDIEGVRWLAEHLLARRIALVVVTHDRWFLDTVCGRTWEVVGGKVEQYEGGYADWVFARAERARLAATAEEKRRNLARKELAWLQRGAKARTSKPRYRVEAAEALISDVPQPRDSVELLAFAKRRLGKTVLELEDVLLSVGDRMLLDDITWRIGPGDRIGLVGVNGSGKTTLLRLLAGESRPEKGKRIEGKTVRLAHLHQELDDLPGDLRVLQAVEAVASRVSLGKDELTASQLAEKLGFPPARQWTPVEDLSGGERRRLQLVRLLMAEPNVLLLDEPTNDLDIDTLQQLEDLLDSWPGTMVVVSHDRYLVERVCDTVVALFGDGTISQLPGGIDEYLRKRDQQIGARVSTAQRAPVVSADAKPTAAQWRAATKELAKLERKLDTVHKREASLHDALLAAATEPARLMELNTELKTLLAEKDELEQQWLETSEAME
- a CDS encoding 4-(cytidine 5'-diphospho)-2-C-methyl-D-erythritol kinase translates to MLAVVPPPVTVRVPAKINLHLSVGDTRDDGFHELTTIFHALSLSDEVTIAATEEPGIEVHGEGAKSVPTGEDNLAWRAMKALASYAGKSEEDTRVRLVLRKGIPVAGGLAGGSADAAATLVGLSALWKLEISRDELARIAASIGSDVPFALYGGTALGTGRGEQLVPVLSRPVFHWVLAFDERGLSTPKVYGELDRLRADGDPPRVGSHAPVVEALASGDPRQLALLLGNDLQAAAVSLRPGLRRTLRAGVNAGALAGTVSGSGPTCAFLCEGAESALEVAAELAGAGVCRTVRVAHGPVPGAKVVGGEDANRPTPPPQVHA
- a CDS encoding TetR/AcrR family transcriptional regulator — its product is MVGRRSDTRERIQRVALDLFVEQGYEKTSLREIAERLGVTKAALYYHFRTKDDIVHSLIEDLAESLGELIEWARSQADLDPLERREEILRRFSKLVTERFGPVMQFIQQNMPAMKELGLKHAFGEKLIELFDLVTGGTQDAEAELRARLALAALMLGANPMFGAAKAPPPPDVALSVALELVARRD
- a CDS encoding MFS transporter, producing MTTIAPSAEQNAARRRWWVLAVIGLAQLLVIIDVTIMTIALPSAQQELGMSDSARQWAITAYTVAFGGLLLLGGRLADRLGRKNTLLIGALGFAIASAIGGAASNTGMLLAARAGQGVFAALLAPSTMSLLTITFTEPKERARVFGIFSAIMMSGAAIGLVAGGALAEFLDWRWCLYINLPIAIVATVLGAFVLPKVERHRDTPLDWLSAVFGGGAIVSLVYALSEAGEDGFGSALVVGLLGLAIVLISAFVFRQAKAANPLLPLGIVTERARATAFLGIGFAGLGMFGMFLFLTFQLQGIMRYGPLEAGLAFLPFVGANILVSTQITRRLMPKYGARPMLAGGLLVLAAGLALFTQLTPESGYATLLLPTELLLGAGAGLVMPAAINAATAGVAARDSGVASAFITTSQQVGASIGTAALNTIAASATASVAAGGAAATVHGYATASGWAAGVLVVGAIIAALLYRPPAARPEPDNTEEPRTREKPEPAAAR
- a CDS encoding methionine ABC transporter ATP-binding protein, which gives rise to MITVENISKSFASTGAPVVALRDVSLAVGAGSLYGVVGSASAGKSTLARCVALQERPDRGVVRYDGLNTTALEGRRLRDARRQLAVVDSRLQPERTVAGNVAAPLERTGVEGPQRRNKVGSLLDLVGLSKRAAQLPAELTEGQRRRVAIARALAVQPSVLLADDPTHGVEPDDAGSVLTVLDRARAELGATVLLTTQDAGTARRICDEVALLERGVVVESGNVLGLLGKPGSKIADELLPSVETSRSEMGRYDRTVDTVLIGFAAVGALLPEAAGRFDVELATIGGGLTRFGDTPVARFRLGVRGQRADAALAWIAEHGASVSHPLYGLHNVAA
- the rsmA gene encoding 16S rRNA (adenine(1518)-N(6)/adenine(1519)-N(6))-dimethyltransferase RsmA, which encodes MNATPGLLGPAEIRGLATELDVRPTKKLGQNFVHDANTVRRIVDLAEVTEADTVLEVGPGLGSLTLGLLATGADVVAVEIDPVLAARLPRTVKAHAPASAERLTVLEADALRMRAADLRAVPPGKLVANLPYNVAVPVVLHLLAELPSLRGGLVMVQTEVADRMAAGPGSRVYGVPSVKLAWYGSAKKVAAVPRAVFWPVPNVDSALVSFTRGSSPEGVERDAVFRVVDAAFSQRRKTLRAALSGWAGSAERAGELLAAAGVDPKARGEQLDVTDFARIAAASAAREE
- a CDS encoding transglycosylase family protein, translating into MTGSYGRADAGLDASQRPTGGSTALLDRVDSSGDFENYEYSADPRVTQHDVRAALGPDADALMSEADVDVDELIRLLNAETTMLPPIVIPDEASADTVGKTAAAKSDSKPEDGLATAVKTWKKRFLKGAVLAVMITLTGGGAAALAMNKSVTLDVDGERQTVRSFGGTVGEVLDDAGIQVGAHDALSPSPQASVGDGGVIKLERGRQLTLVVDGEQRESWVRATTVGEALTQLGLDDLNKQGTWFSAPVGSEVPLDGMTLEVKTLKSITLFDGGNKPKDLTTTAVTAEELLKELNLDLGKEDVIKGGLEFKLLDGAEVHISRTGVSVINETQAIDPEVRTIDDPELEQGKEIVEEEGTPGEKIVTLRITKKNGKEIDREELSTKVVKKAKDKVVRVGTKQPPQPQISDGAVWDSLAQCEATGNWSINTGNGYYGGLQFNKSTWDAYGGGQYAAYPHEASREQQIAIATKVRDDRGGYGAWPHCSSKLGLPK
- a CDS encoding TatD family hydrolase — its product is MSKRELPPVPERLPAPAIDAHTHLDACGAVTAEDVSALLDRASSAGVTRVVTVADDIASARWAASASTWDSRVFAAVAVHPTRTKDFGDAERSEVERLALGDRVVAVGETGLDYYWDYSPPESQQDAFRWHIDLAKRIGKPLMIHDREAHEDILRVLREEGAPDTVVFHCFSGDADFARRCAKEGYVLSFAGTVTFRNAAALREAAKLVPREQYLVETDAPFLTPHPYRGRPNEPYCAAYTVCALAEIREETVEDVADAVRGNAERVFRLPSVTSG